The following are encoded in a window of Staphylococcus piscifermentans genomic DNA:
- a CDS encoding RluA family pseudouridine synthase, translating into MQFQYNIASPIVLKTFLQENQYSKKMISAIKRDGALLVNEQPVTVRKAMEAGDILIVELPAEFPSVNLEPFEQPLDILFEDSYFIAVSKDKQQNCAPSREHPHGSLIEQVMGYLASKQSDETSPDIPHIVTRLDRNTSGIVLFAKHGHFHHMMSYTAMNKVYHCIAEGRIEEAGNIVAPILRASDSIIKRQVGAAGKYAETSFQPIQIANDFTLCKVQLHTGRTHQIRVHFQYIGHPLLGDDLYDGPRSDITGQALACCYLSFKHPITHEYIELKDDAKRTELDNLFQHLIQPTEM; encoded by the coding sequence ATGCAATTTCAATATAACATTGCTTCACCCATTGTCTTGAAAACTTTTTTACAAGAAAATCAATATTCTAAGAAGATGATAAGTGCCATTAAACGTGATGGCGCTTTACTTGTGAATGAGCAACCTGTCACTGTCAGAAAGGCCATGGAAGCAGGGGATATTTTGATAGTAGAATTGCCTGCAGAATTCCCGAGTGTAAATTTGGAACCTTTCGAGCAGCCTTTAGATATCCTGTTTGAAGACTCGTATTTCATTGCTGTGTCCAAAGATAAACAGCAAAATTGCGCACCTTCTCGTGAGCATCCGCATGGCAGTTTAATAGAGCAGGTCATGGGATACTTAGCTTCTAAGCAATCTGACGAGACTTCACCAGATATTCCGCATATTGTGACACGTTTAGATCGTAATACAAGCGGTATTGTGTTATTTGCAAAGCATGGACATTTCCATCATATGATGTCCTATACTGCAATGAACAAGGTTTACCACTGTATTGCTGAAGGCAGAATAGAGGAAGCGGGCAATATTGTTGCACCTATCTTAAGAGCGTCAGACAGTATTATTAAACGTCAAGTCGGAGCTGCAGGAAAATACGCAGAAACGAGCTTTCAACCTATTCAAATCGCTAATGACTTTACTTTATGCAAGGTACAGCTGCATACAGGGCGCACCCATCAGATACGCGTCCATTTTCAATACATCGGCCATCCGCTTCTAGGCGACGACTTATACGATGGCCCGCGTTCTGATATTACCGGCCAGGCTTTAGCTTGCTGTTATCTAAGTTTTAAGCATCCCATCACTCATGAATATATCGAGTTGAAAGATGATGCGAAAAGGACAGAATTAGATAATCTTTTCCAACACTTAATACAACCAACTGAGATGTGA